The DNA window GATCCGGACGGCGCGACCGTCGCATTCCTGACCGGCTTCGCTGCCCTCGCGCTGGGAAAGATTTTCACCGGCGTCATTTCGCAGATTTGGCTGATCCGCTTTTCACAACAGGCGATCGCAAACATCCGGCGCGAACTCGTCCGCAAAATTCTGGCCGTACCTCTCCGGCAACTGGAGGAGATTGGCGCGCCGCGACTGATGGTCGCTCTCACCGACGACATCAACAGCATCACCACGGCGCTGTTCGCCTTCCCCACACTCTCGGTCAATATCGCCATTCTCCTCGGGGGCTCCGGTTACCTCGCCTGGCTGTCGTGGCGCGTCTTGATCGTCATGTGCCTTTTCATCGCCTTCGGCGCCTGCTGCTATCGCCTACTCATCACGCGTGGATTTCGGTCGCTGCATCTGGCCCGCGAGGCCGAGGACAGGTTGTTCGGCCATTTTCGCGCGCTGACCGATGGGATCAAGGAACTCAAACTGCATCGCGAGCGTCGCGGAGCGTTCATGAACAACGGCGTGCAATCCGCCACGGCGGACTTTCAACGCCACAACATCGCCGCCGAGACCCGCTTCATCCTCGCCCATAACTGGGGCCACCTGCTGTTCTTTCTGCTCATGGGTCTGATTCTGTTTTTGCTGCCGACATGGGAGCATCTCAGCACCAAAACCATGACGGGGTACGTGATGACCACGCTGTATCTGATGGGTCCACTGGCCGGTGTCATGGGCAGCATCGCCCTCTTCGGCCGGGCCAATGTCGCCCTGCAAAAGATCGAGGAACTCGGGTTGTCGCTGGCGAATCAATTGTCGGACTCTTGCACGATGCAGAGGGAGGAGAAGACGCGCGAATGGGAACGCCTGGATCTCGTCGCCGCCACCCATTCCTATCACCGCGAGAAGGAGGGCAGCAACTTCATCCTCGGCCCCATCGACCTGACCTTCCGCCGCGGTGAATTGGTTTTTCTCGGCGGCGGCAACGGCAGCGGGAAATCGACCCTGGCGAAAATCGTGACCGGCCTGTATCCGCCCGAGTCCGGCGAAATTCTCCTGGATGGGAGGCCTGTCACGGATCGCAATCGCGACGATTACCGCCAGATTTTCTCGGCCGTGTTCTCGGACTTTTTCCTGTTTGACAGTCTGATCGGCCTGAGCAATCCGCGGCTCGACGCACAGGCGCTGGATTACCTGCAGCAACTGCACCTCGAGCATAAGGTCAAAATCAACAACGGCGTTCTTTCCACCACGGCGCTTTCGCAAGGTCAACGAAAGCGGCTGGCGCTGTTGACCGCCTACCTCGAAGACCGCTCATTTTATTTGTTCGATGAATGGGCTTCCGACCAGGATCCCCTGTTCAAGGAGATTTTCTACACCCAGCTGCTGCCCGAACTGAAGATGCGCGGCAAAACCGTCCTGGTCATCACGCATGACGACAAGTATTTCCATCTCGCCGACCGCTTCATCAAACTCGATTACGGCCGGATCGAACAGGGCAACACCGACCGCTTTCGCATCATCGATGGACGTCTGCGCAGTTTGACACCCGTTGGATAACGCTGATTTCCCTAACCGCGGAGGATCAAAAATATGGACGAAACTGACAATCGCACGACCTACAAGGTGGTGGTCAACCACGAAGAACAATACTCGCTCTGGCCCGCCGACCGCGAAAACCCGCCCGGCTGGCGCGACACCGGACAATCGGGCGACCGGGCAAAGTGTCTGGATTACATAAAGACCGCCTGGACGGATATGCGTCCGCTCAGCTTGCGGGAAAAGATGGATCGGAACGGCTCTTCATCACCGACCCGTTGAAAATTCGTCAGCGCGAATGCAAAAACAAGAAGGGCGCGCTGCAGGATGACCGACGCGGAGCGCCGAAACGGCCCGGCTTGAACCCGATTATGGAGGGACCGGTGAAGGCCTTCGCCGCTGCGGATTGCAGTTGGCCTTTCCCGCCCGAACACCTGCGTCTCGGCGCAGAGGAAGTTCATGTCTGGTGCGCGGCGTTGGACGGAATCGTTTGCGAACTGA is part of the Candidatus Angelobacter sp. genome and encodes:
- a CDS encoding cyclic peptide export ABC transporter, whose amino-acid sequence is MNLLKFLLKQCRGMVAVTALTALFSGACNAGLIALVNLVINDPDGATVAFLTGFAALALGKIFTGVISQIWLIRFSQQAIANIRRELVRKILAVPLRQLEEIGAPRLMVALTDDINSITTALFAFPTLSVNIAILLGGSGYLAWLSWRVLIVMCLFIAFGACCYRLLITRGFRSLHLAREAEDRLFGHFRALTDGIKELKLHRERRGAFMNNGVQSATADFQRHNIAAETRFILAHNWGHLLFFLLMGLILFLLPTWEHLSTKTMTGYVMTTLYLMGPLAGVMGSIALFGRANVALQKIEELGLSLANQLSDSCTMQREEKTREWERLDLVAATHSYHREKEGSNFILGPIDLTFRRGELVFLGGGNGSGKSTLAKIVTGLYPPESGEILLDGRPVTDRNRDDYRQIFSAVFSDFFLFDSLIGLSNPRLDAQALDYLQQLHLEHKVKINNGVLSTTALSQGQRKRLALLTAYLEDRSFYLFDEWASDQDPLFKEIFYTQLLPELKMRGKTVLVITHDDKYFHLADRFIKLDYGRIEQGNTDRFRIIDGRLRSLTPVG
- a CDS encoding MbtH family protein, which codes for MDETDNRTTYKVVVNHEEQYSLWPADRENPPGWRDTGQSGDRAKCLDYIKTAWTDMRPLSLREKMDRNGSSSPTR